CGGCAATGTAGACGGCCGCCAGAATGCTGAAAATATAGGCCTGCACCATGCCGGTTAGCAGTCCCAGCGCACTCAGGAGAATGGGGAAGATGAAGGGCGTGATAGTCAGCAATATGGCGAGAATCATCGTCCCGCTCATCATGTTGCCGAACAGGCGGGCGGCGAGCGCCAGAGTGCGCGACAGTTCGCTGACGATGTTGAAGGGCAGCATGATGACCGTCGGCTTGACATACTCTTTGAGGTAGCCGCCCAGCCCGCATTCGCTGATACCGAACATCGGTACGGCGATGAAAACGCAGATTGCCAGCGCTGTTGTGGTCGATAAGGAACCGGTCGGTGGCTCATAGCCGGGAACGATGGTGAACAGGCTGGCCGTCCCGACGAACAGGAAGAGCGTGCCGAGAAAGTCGAGATATTGGCGCGGCTTGGTCAGGCCGACTTCGCCGATCTGGGTAACGATGCCAGTCAC
The nucleotide sequence above comes from Betaproteobacteria bacterium. Encoded proteins:
- a CDS encoding F0F1 ATP synthase subunit A → MHLSPDNIVLWQFGWFKINATIAYTWGLMLVLALGSYLVTRRLSKGLERSRWQNLLEIIVTGIVTQIGEVGLTKPRQYLDFLGTLFLFVGTASLFTIVPGYEPPTGSLSTTTALAICVFIAVPMFGISECGLGGYLKEYVKPTVIMLPFNIVSELSRTLALAARLFGNMMSGTMILAILLTITPFIFPILLSALGLLTGMVQAYIFSILAAVYIAAATRSRKPPSAADTPEQHESRKE